TGATGTACGAGACCAGCTACAACGCCGCGGTGGTGGGCAACACCTTCGTCGGCAACGGCACGGTCAAGGGCCCCCGCAACCCCGGCTTCCCCACCCCGGCGGTCTACATCTCCGAGTCCGGCGGCGACCCGCGGGCCGGCGACCGGCACAGCGACGAGCTGCTGATCGCCGACAACCTCTTCATCGACAACTGGGGCGGGGTGGTCGCCTGGGAGAACGCCGACCGGTACGCCGGATCGCCGGCGAACCCCACGGCCGACACGACGCTCGTCAACCCCGACGTCGCGACCTTCGACGCCTGCGCCGACCCCGACCTCATCGGCACGCAGCCCTACTACGACGACTGCCGCTGGAAGGCCCAGCACGTCCACGTGCGCGACAACCGGTTCGACTTCGACCCGGCTGCGCTCGGCGAGCGCTGCACCCCCGCGAACATCTGTGGCGTCAGCGGGGTGTTCTCGAACTTCGGCACCTTCCCCCCGCACTCACCGTTCCAGGGCCTGGTCGTCGAGCAGGCGGTGACCCACGACCAGGACAACCGCTGGTGGGACAACTCCTACCGCGGCCCGTGGTCCTTCATGGCGATGGAGGCCGGACCGCTGATCTCGTGGGAGGACTGGACCGGGGACCCCTTCGACCAGGACGCCGGCAGCAGCTTCGCCGGCTGAGGAACCACCACCAGAAGGAGCAGCCATGACCGACACCGAGGACCTGCGGATCGAACGCACCCTGGACGCCCCCATCGAGCTGGTCTGGGCGATGTGGACAGAGACCGAGCACTTCGCCGGCTGGTACGGCCCCACCGGGGCGACGATCCCGCGCGCCGAGATGGACGTCCGGGTGGGTGGGCGTCGCCGCATCGACATGGAGGTGGAGACCCCGGGTGGCCCGATGACGATGGCCTTCGTCGGCGAGTACCACGAGGTCGACGCACCGACCCGGCTCGTCTACTCCGAGAGCATGGCCGACGGGGCCGGCGCACCCGGCGAGACCTCCGTCGTGGTCGAGCTCACCGGCCTCGGGGACCGCACCCGCATGGTCCTGACCCACGTCGGCGTGGCGCCGGACTCACCGGGGGCGCAGGGGTGGGCGATGGCCCTCGACAAGCTCGCAGCACGGCTCGCCGCTCTCCCCGGCTGACGGGCGGGCTGACGGGCTGACGGGCGGGGTTCCTCAGATCGCGAGCGGGGTGACGACCGGGGTGATCTGGCCACCCGGCAGCACCGGGCGCTCGCGCCACAGCGCCCACGGGCTGATCCCGTGGCGGTACTGGTGCTCGAGGGCCGAGCGCTCCTTGAGCGTGTCCATCGGCGCCCAGAATCCGTCGTAGCGCACCGCGCGGACGCGACCGTCCCGGGCGGCGCGCACGCAGCCGTCCATGACCAGGTCGTCGCCCTCCTCGAGGTAGTCGAAGATCCCCTGGCGCAGCACGAAGTAGCCGCCGTTGATGCACAGCGACATGTCGGCGACGGGCACCAGCCCCGCGACTTGCCCGTCGGCGTCCAGGTCGACCACGTGGAAGGAGTCCTGCGGCTTCACGGCGAGCATCTGGGCCACGGCATCGGTCTGCTCGAACTGTGCCACCAGCTCGTCCATCGGGGCATCGGTGAGCACGTCGCCGTAGTTGGCCAGGAAGATGCCGTCGTCCTCGAGGTAGGGCCGCACCCGACGCAGCCGTTCCCCGATCGCGGTCTCCATCCCGGTGTCGACGAACGTGATGGTCCACTCGCTGATGTCGGTGCTGAGCATCTCGATGTACGAGCCGCCCTTGGTGAGCACGAAGTCGTTGGAGGCGGTCTCCTGGTAGTTCAGGAAGTAGTCCTTGACCGCCTGGGCGCCGTGGCCCAGGCAGAGCACGAACTCGGTGTGCCCGAAGTAGGCGTAGTAGCGCATCACGTGCCAGAGCACCGGCCGACTGCCGATCGGCATCATCGGCTTGGGCAGGGACTGGTTGTCGGCGCGCATCCTCATCCCCAGACCACCGCAGAACAGGACCACCTTCATGACTGAGCTCCCCTCATCCTCTTGCTTGCTCTCTCAGATGACCTCGAGCCGGGGCAGCGCGACGACCAGCCGCCCACCCCAGGCCCGCACGTGCTCCAGCTGCGCGCTGATCTCCTTGCGCAGGTTCCACGGCATGATCACGACGTAGTCCGGCCGCGCCTCGTCGAGCGCCTCGACCGGCAGCACCGGGATGTGGGTGCCGGGCAGGAACATGCCGTGCTTGTAGGGGTTGCGGTCGACGGCGAAGGACAGCAGGTCCGCGCGCACCCCGCAGTAGTTGAGCAGGGTGTTCCCCTTGCCGGGGGCGCCGTACGCCGCCACGGTGAGTCCGGCGCGTCGGCAGCTGATGAGGAACTCCACGAAGTCGTCACGCACCTGGGACACGGCCCGTGCGAAGCCGGCGTGGCCGGCCAGCGTGTGGAGGCCGGCCCGCTCCTCGGCCGCGAGCACCCGGGCCACGGCCGCGCTCGGCGCGGGCGCCGTCTCGGCGAGCGCCGACCAGGTGCGCAGCGAGCCGCCGTGCGTGGGCAGCTCGTCCACGTCGACGACCACGAGGCCCGCCGAGGCCAGGACCCGCTGGGTCGTCAGCAGGGACAGGTAGGAGTAGTGCTCGTGGTAGATCGTGTCGAACTCGTTGCCCTCGACCAGCCGCAGCAGGTGCGGGATCTCGATGCTCACCCGGCCGTCGTCCGCGACCAGCTCACGCAGGCCGCGGCTGAAGTCGACGATGTCGGGCACGTGGGCGAAGACGTTGTTGGCCACCACCAGGTCGGCGCGGCCGTGGGTCTCCGCGACCTTGCGGCCGGTCTCCTCCCCGAGGAAGAGCACCTCGGTGGCCACCCCCCGGTCCTCCGCGACCGCCGCGACGTTGGCGGCCGGCTCGATGCCCAGGGACCGGATGCCGCGCGCCAGCGTGTGCTGGAGGAGGTAGCCGTCGTTGCTGGCCACCTCCACGACGAAGGAGTCGCCGTCCAGGCCGAGGCGCTCGATCGCCGACTCGACGAACCGCTCGCAGTGGCGCACCCAGGAGTCGCTGTAGGAGGAGAAGTAGGCGTACTGGGTGAAGATGTCCTCCGCCGGGATGTAGGCCGGCAGCTGCACGAGCAGGCACTCGTCGCAGACCCGGACGTGCAGGGGGTAGAAGACCTCCGCCGCATCGAGTGCCTCCGCAGGCACGTAACTCTCGCAGGGCGGTGACATGCCCAGGTCCACGAAGGTGGTGCTCAGCCCTGCTCCGCACAGCCGGCAACGTCGCTCTCCCATGCCCTGTCCTCACTCTCGGCGTCGGCACCCACGTTGGGTGCTGGTGGACCGCGGGCCGCGGAGGCAAGCGCTATTTACCGCAATTTCGTGAGGCCCCGGACACCGGCGCTGGGGCAGCGTCGGACGCGGCGGACCACGAGGGCCGCACGACGACGGGGGCAGGTCATGCAGGTGGAGCGGGCACGGTTCGACGGGGTGCTCGTCTTCACCCCCCAGCCCCTGCACGACGACCGTGGCCTCTTCGTGCGCACCTACGACGCCGACGTGGCCGGCGAGCACGGGCTGCGACCCGAGACGTTCCTCCAGGACAGCCTGTCGCGCACGCACCGCGGCGTCGTGCGGGGCCTGCACCTGCGCACGGGCCGCGGCGAGGCCAAGCTGGTGCGCTGCTCCCACGGGGCCCTCTTCGACGTCGTGGTCGACCTGCGGCCGGGCTCGTCGACCTTCGGGCAGTGGGAGGGCTTCGAGCTCACCGGCGAGAGCCAGCGCTCGGTCTACATCCCGGCCGGCTGCGCGCACGGCTTCCAGTCGCTCACCGAGCCGGCCGACACGTCGTACCGGATCGACCGCCGGCACGACCCGGCCGAGTCCCTGACGTTCGCCCACGACGACCCCGAGCTCGGTGTGCAGTGGCCGCTGCCCGTCGTCGGGCTCTCGGCCGCGGACCGCGCGGCCCCGCCGCTCAGCGAGGTGCGACACCTGCTCGGCGCCGCGGCACGCTAGCCAGGAAGTCCAGCAGCCGGGGGCACTGGACGTCGGTCGCGAACACCTGCTCGGCGCGGCTGCGGGCGCTGCGACCCATCCTGCTGCGTCCCACCTCGTCGTCCAGCACCGCCAGCAGGACGTCGGCCGCGGCCTCGGGGTCGTCGAGCGGCCAGTAGCGCCCGTCGAGGCCGTCGCGCACCACCTCGGGCACACCGCCCACCGGCGCGGCCAGGACCGGCACCCCTGCGGCCATCGCCTCGACCAGGACGATCCCGAAGGACTCCATCCGCGAGGTGTGGCAGTAGACCCGGTGCTGCGGGACCAGGCGCGCCACGTCGTCGCGGTGCCCCACGAAGCGGACGTCCGGGGCCAGGCCCAGCCTCCGCGCCTGCTGCTCCAGCGCGCCGCGCTGCGGGCCGTCGCCGACCACGGTGAGGGTGCAGCGGCGCCCGCGACGGCGCGCCGCTGCCAGCACGTCGAGCAGGTAGGCCTGGTTCTTGCGCGGCTCCAGCGAGCCCACCGTCACCAGGTCGGCCTCGATGCCCTGCCCGGCCCCGGGCCCACACCCGGCCGAGGCCTCGCCGACCGGCACGCAGTTGGGCACCACCACGGACGGCACCCCGGCCACCGCCGGGATCCGCTCCAGGCAGTCGCGCCGGCTGGACTCGGAGACGTAGACGATCCCGTCGAGACGCGGCAGCACCCGGGCCTCGAGCGCGCGGATGGCGGCGAAGAGCCGTCCCTGCGCGGCGATGTCGCCCTTGGCGGCCCACTCGTCGGCCTCGGAGACGTTGAAGTGGGCGGCCATCACGACCGGCTGCGCGCCCCGCACCGCCAGCGCCGCCTCCGCGGAGGGCGGGCACTGGGCGTAGACGACCTGCGCCCGCCCGGCCCCCCGGAGCGTCTGCGCGAGCGCGCGCCGCAGGAAGCGGGCGTGCCACTCGCGGTACCACCACACGCTCCCGGCGCTGCTCACCGGCGTGATCACCCTGCGCACCGCGAAGACCGGCCGCACCAGCGCCGAGCCCGCGTCGAAGGGGTTCACGACCCGCACCGGCGAGGCGGTCCCGTCCTGGTGCTCCACGAGGGTGCGCACGTGGGTCTGCACCCCGGAGCCACCCTGGCGCCGCATCAGCGTCGCGACGACCACCTCGCGGCCGCCGGCGTCGTACGCCGCCTCCTCACGCGACGCGGCCATCGAGCTCGCGCTCCACCGGCTCGGAGGGGTCCTCGTTGACGAACTGCGCCCGTCGGACCGCGTGGTGCAGCGCGAGCCACCACGCCACGGCTCCGAGGCCGGCCGCGGCAGCGGTGCCCCACACCATGCCCAGCGCCCCCGCGGTGGCCGCGCCCGCTGTGCCGAGCACCGCGTAGAGCGTGGTCACGAGCACCTGCATCCGCAGGGTCAGATCGGCCCGACCCAGCGCCCGCAGGCCCGCGGAGGGACCGACGTGCAGGCAGCCCGCGGTGGCGCTGAGGACCACCGCGGGGAGCAGCAGGTGCGCGCCCGGCCACACCTCGCCGAGCAGCACCTGGCCCGCCCCGTGCGGGAGGATCAGGAAGATCGTGAGCCCCCACAGCAGCGCCAGGCCCGCCAAGCCGGCGCTGAGGGCACGGCACAGGCGCTCGAGGGCGGTGCGTCCCCCGGCCAGGGAACGCACGGTCTCCGGGACGGCGACCTGGGCGATGCCCATCAGGAGGCTGGCCACCGGGCCGATCAGCATCTGGGCGCCCCGGACGGCACCCAGCGCCCCGAGCCCGCTGACCAGGGCGACGACGAGGGACGTGACCTGCTGGCCGACGCCCAGGGTGATGTTCTCGCCCAGGAACCGCACGCCGAGATCGCGCTGCTCGCGCCACCACTGCGGCACCAGCCGCAGGTCCGGCAGCACCCCGGCCTGCCAGGACCCGAACACGGCGGCGATCCCCGCGCTGAGACCGAAGGCCACGATCGCCCAGCCGATGCCGTCGAGCCCGAGGGGTGCGCCCGCGGGCAGCAGCACCAGCAGACCGATCCCCCAGACCGCGTCGTTGAGGCACGCCTTGCCCCCCTCCCCGGCGGCGAAGAAGGCGTAGCGCCAGCTGTCCTGCAGCGCCAGCGCGGGCAGGCACATCGACAGCGCGACGAACGCGGTGCCGCCCTCACCGCTCACCTCGGCCATCAGCACCAGGCCGCCGGCGAGGCACGCCGCAGCCCCGAGCACCCCGACCAGCAGGGCGGTGGCGCTCGCTGCCGCGGTCGCCGCCCGCCAGGTGTCGCGCTCGACGCCGCTGCAGCGCACCATCAGTGGATCGGTGGCCAGCCCGCGGGCGGCCTGCAGCACGATCGCGTAGGTCACGAGCACCAGACCCAGGGCACCGAGGCTCTGCGCCCCCAGCGTGGTGGCCACGAAGACGCCCAGCAGGAAGTTCTTCGCGCTCGAGACGCCCTGGTCGGCCACACCCCAGCTGAGCCTGCCCAGGGTCCGGGCCACGGCACCCCGGCCGGGCGCCGCGCTCACCGGACCACCTCGGGCACGAGCCCGAGGACCTCGCGCGACAGCGCCTCGAGCTGCGCGGCCAGCAGCGGGTCCAGCGCGTCGCGACGACGCTCGATCAGCCCGCGCAGCCCGTCGAGGTCGGCGTGCACCGCGTCGACCTGGACGACCAGCCGCTCGGGGTCCAGGTGCCGGATGTCGTGGGTGAGCCTCTCGAGCCCCACCTGCGCCAGGAGCTCGCGGTGCTTGGCGGCGTAGGCGAGCGCGACGGCCGGGGTGCCGCAGCGCAGCGCGCAGACGACGTTGTGGTAGCGCGAGGCCACCACCACCTCGACCGAGGCCACGGCCGCCATCAGCTCCCCGGGGGTGCTCACCGACACCAGGCTCAGCCGGTCGGGATCGCTCGGCACCGCGGCCAGGAGGCGTCGGGCCACGGGCACGTCGTCGGCGTCGCCGACCAGCAGCCGCACCCGGTAGCCCCGCTCCAGCAGCCGCCGCACGAGCGCGACCAGCCGATCGGCGTACGCCGCGTGCAGCCGCTCGGCCTGCCCGCGGTCGCCGTTGGAGCCGGACCAGGCCATCACCCCCAGCCCGACGGTGCCCGACGTCGGCGCCGGGCGCCCGGCCCGGGGCAGACCCAGCACGAGGTCGGGGTAGACGCTGTCGCCGGGTGGCAGCCCCATCCGGACCATCTCCTCGCGCGAGTGCTCGTCGCGGAACGAGCGGTAGTGGGCCAGGCGCGCAGCACCGACCAGGAGCACCCGGTGCACCCGCTGCGGGACGGCGTCGGCACCCACCCCGACGAGGGCGACCCGGGTGCCCCACACCCGACCGCTGAGGGCCATCACCAGCAACGTCCAGGGCATCTGCCAGGACCGCTCGTGCAGCGTCGACTCCAGCGTGCCCATCCCGGGCACGATCACCACGTCGTGCCGGCGCACCCAGGCGCTGATCCGCCAGGCGTCCGTCACGATCCCGCGCAGCACGCGCCCCGCGGCCGTGCCACCCCGAGGCTGCCGGTGCAGGTCGACCGCATCGAGCCCGTAGCGCTCGCGGACCGCGACGGCCCCCGAGCACATGGCGTCCAGCCGGGCGTCCGGGACCGTGCGGCGCAGGTGGGCGAGGACGACCTCGAGGCTGGCGTCGTTGCCGATGTTGCCGGAACCGAGCCGGCCCAGCAGCCCGACCCTGATCGCCCCTCCGGCATCGCCGCTCATCCCGGGACGCCCTGCCCGACCACCACGCGACGGGCCAGGTCGCGCCGGTCGGCCGCGACGTCGTACTCCTCGGCCGGCACGCCGATGGACCGGCCCGTGACCCGGCGCCGGGCGCGCGAGAGCGCCCACCGGACCAGGTGGCGCTCGCACTCACGCCGCTCGGCCGGGGTCAGGGGTGCGTGCCGCAGCGCCGCTGCGTAGGCCCAGACGAGCTCGCCGACCAGTCGGGCCGTCGGGTGCCGCCAGCCCTGGGCCCGGCGCGGGTCGAGCCCGGCACACCACTCGCGGATCGTCGTGTCGTCGTTCGACAGCCGGTCGGCGTGGTGGCGGCGGAAGTAGAGCCAGTCCGGCACCTGCACGAAGCGCCCCCGCAGGGCGAGGTCGGTGACGAAGACCTGGTCGGCGCGGTAGTAGCTGCCGTGTGGGGGCACCTGGCGCAGCACGTCGGTGCGCACCACCCCGTAGAAGTCGTCGGCCCGGATCGCGCCGGGCATGTCGTCACCGTCGAACAGCATGCTGCGCAGCCGCTCGGGGGCGCGGCGCGCCGCGGTGCAGAGCGGGTACTCGTGCGCCTGGGTCACGGTGCCGTCCTCGTCGACCGCCGCCGTCCACGAGTGGGCGAGGACGGCGTCGGGGTGCTGGTCGAGGAGGCGGACGCACTGCTCGACCAGGTCGGCGGCGTAGAGGTCGTCGGCCGAGGCCCACTTGAACAGCTCGCCGCGGGCCCGGCGCAGCACCACGTCGTGGTTGGCCGCGGCGCCGACGTTGCGCGGCAGCCGCTCGTAGCGCACCCGCTCGTCACGGACGGCGTAGCGCCGGCAGATGTCGTCGGTGCCGTCGGTCGAGGCGTTGCTGGAGATGACGACCTCGAGGTCCTCGTAGGTCTGGCCGAGCAGGGCGTCGAGCGACTGCGCGAGGTAGTCCTCGCCGTTGTAGACCGGGAGCCCGATGCTGACCCGGGGGCAGGCGCTCATCGCTCAGCCCTCCCCTGCCAGGGGGGTACCGGGTTCGACCTGGGTGTGGACCAGAGGTGCATCGGGCTGCCTTCCTGCGGGGTGGTCGAGGGCGAAGCGGTAGATGGTGAGCAGCTGGGTGAGGTTGCGCTCGGGCGAGAACCGTCGTGCCCAGGTCGTGCGTGCCCGGGCACCCAGCGCGAGGTAGTGCTCCGGCGCCCGGTCGACGCCGGCGAGCACCCGGGCCAGGTCGTCGGCGCTGCCGGGGGCGAACAGCGCCCCGTCCCAGCCGTCGCGCACCAGCTCGGGGAAGGAGCCGCGTGCCGGGGCGACCGGGGCCACCCCGTGGGCCATGGCCTCGATGGCCACGAGACCGAAGACCTCCTCCCACGCCGACGGCACGACGGCCACCAGCGCCCGGTCCAGGAGCGCAGCCACCGCGCCCGGGTCGAGGTTGCCGACCACCGAGACGCTCGGGCGGGACGCACCCCAGGCCCGGACCTCGGGCTCGAGCGGACCGCTGCCCGCGACCACGAGACGCAGCCGCGAGCCGGGCCGAGCCGCGAGGTGCCGCTCCCAGCCCTGCATCAGCAGCCGGATGCCCTTGGCCTCGTCCAACCGGCCCAGGTGCACCACCAGGTGCTCCCGCGGCTGGCGCGGGCCTGACGGGGCGCGCACGAAGTTCGGCTTGACGAACACGCGGTCCGGCGGCAGCCCCAGTCCGCGCAGCAGGGTGCGCTGCGAGGAGCTGATCAGCACGTACGCCGCCACCAGCTGCTGCCAGGCCCGCCGGTTGACCAGCAGCCCGGCGGCCACCGGGAGCGTCGCGGCACGGGAGCCGCGGTAGCAGCCGTGCCTCAACCCCGGGGCGACCTGCCCGTCGGCACACTCGTGGCACGGCCGGCCCGCGCGGTAGAAGTCCCCGCTGGCGCAGAGGAGCTTGTAGTTGTGCACGGTGGCCACCACCGGCACCCCCGCGTCGCGGCAGGCCAGCAGCACCGAGGCGCTGAGCAAGGGGAACGTGTTGTGCACGTGGACGACGTCGGCGCGGGTGGCCCGGATCCGCTCGACCAGCTCGGCCCGGACCGCTGCGTTGCGCACGCTGAGCAGGGGCAGCATCGCCTGGCGCGCCACGGGCCACCCGCCGATGTCGTCGCTGCGTCGCTCGAAGGCCTCCACCTCGTGGCCGGCCTCGCGCAGCAGCGACGTCTCCTGGTCGACCACCCGGTTCTCACCGCTGGGCGCGGCCGAGCGGTAGCGCCCGTGCACCACCACGATCCTCACGACGCCTCCTCCCGTCGTTCGGGCATCAGCAGCGCGGCCGCCACCGCCAGGTCGAGCACGTAGGCGGACGGCGCCCCGAGGCCGGTCTCGGTGATGGAGGCGACGGTGCAGTAGGCCACCAGGAACAGCGCGATCGCCCGCTGCGGACCCCGGACGTGGACCAGGGCCGTCAGCAGCAGGAGCAGCAGCACGGCGCCCTGCATCCCGACCCCGAACCAGCCCTGGTCGACGTAGGTGGCCACCCAGCTGCTGTCGATCGGCAGGCCGTCGAAGGACTGGTTGGACAACCCCCACCCGAAGAGGTCCTCGATCCAGGGCCGGTCGATCTCGGCCACGGCGCTCCACACGTTCGTGCGTCCGGTGAGCCGGTTCGCCTCCTCGGCCGACTGGCCGCGCAGCAACCACACGGTGAGCGGCGAGGCGAAGACCACGGCCACGAGCGCCCCGGTCGCGACCGACACCGCGACCGTGCGGCGTACGCGGACGTGGCCGAGGAACAGGCTCGCGGACGCCACGGCCATCCCGATCACCACCGCGAGCAGGGCGGTCCGCGTGTGGGCGGCCACCAGGGGCAGGAACGAGAACACGACCATCAGCGCCGCGTGCCGCCCCACCACGACCCGGCACATCCACAGCAGCAGGGACGTGCCCAGCAGCACCGCGGCGTAGTGGGCGACCTGGGTCGGCGGGATCGGCCAGATGACACCCGAGAGCCGGCCCTGGAAGGCGAAGGCGAGTCCCGGGGAGAGCAGCGCCCCCAGGTAGACGGTCCCGAGGATCACCGAGAGACAGATCCGGTGGCAGCGCAGGAGCAGCAGGTCGCGGCGCCCGAAGAACGGGCTGAGCAGCCACAGCACCAGGATGAACAGCACCATCCGGCCGGCCCGGAAGGTCGCGGAGGCGAAGAACTCGGCGTAGAGGCTGGCGGCGGTGGCGCCGACCGCGAGCAGGGTGAGCAGCACCAGGAACAGCTGGGGGCGCACCACACCACGCCGGTTGGCCACCACCACCAGGAGCAGCGCCAGGGGCAGCGCGCCCTGGGTGAGCAGCTTGGCCAGCGAACCCGGGATCGGGACCACGGTCTGGGTGTCGGCGAAGGTGAGCACGTTGAGGAACAGCGCCCCCCACACCAGCCCGACGACGACCCGGCGGTTGCGGCCGCGCTGGCCTGCGTCGGGCCGGACCAGCCCGGGGCGCACCGCGACGCTCACCGTCCCCACCGCCCGGTGGCGCGGCCAGGAGCGCTGGCGTCGTCCTCGGGCTGCTCGGCCCGACCCAGGCTCTCGTCGTGGCGGTCGGCCCCGACCATCAGCACGAAGGGCAGGCTGAGCCCGGCGACGCGGACCAGCTCCGCGGTGGTGCGCAGCCGTTCGGCGGTGGACCGGCCGGCGGTGACCACCAGCACCATCTGGTCCGCCCACGCGGGCAGGTGCTCGAGCCCGACGGCCGGGTCGGTGTCGACCACGGTGAGCACCACCTCGGCGGACTCCCACGCCTCACGGACGGCTCCCTGGCGCAGCAGTCCCGTCGTCGCGACCCGCGACGGCGAGCCGGAAGGACCCACCGAGCGCAGCGGCACCCCGACGGGGCGCACGACCTCGGGTGCCGGCTGGTCGACGTCGTGGACCACGGCGGCCCACTGACCGGGCACGACGTGCTCCAGACGTCCCCGCTCGGTCAGGTCGACGACGAGCACCCGGCGCCCGTGGAGGGCCTGCTCGACAGCGAACGCACTCGCCACCGTGACGGTCTCCGCGGCGCTCTGGACCGAGCCCAGGCCCAGCCGCACCGGCACTCCCGGCTCGGGCTCGGTGACGACGCCCAGGGTCTCGACCAGCCGGTCCAGCGCCGCCTGACGACGACGACCGGACCACGCCAGCCCGGGCAGCCGGCCGGGGAGACGGCCCACGCTGCACCGCACGGAGGTGCCCAGCGCGAGCGCCACGTCCTCGCGCCGGCGCAACCGCTGGGACAGCAGGGCCGCGAGCAGCACCCAGCCCACACCGACGGACCCACCCACGATCAGGCCCGCGGCGGTGTTCAGCGCCGTGGTCCGCAGCGCGGACCGACCCACCACCAGGCTGGTCGGATCCAGCACCCCGCTGGCTCCGATCACCGCGCCGGTGGTGATGCGGGTCCGCTCGATCTCCTGCTCCAGCTCACTGATCTGGGCGGCGACCTGCGCGCGCCTGGTGAGCACCTCGGACGCCTGGGCCTGCGCCTGCCGGCCACTGCTGCTGAGCACCTCGTACTGGGCGGTGAAGGTCGTGGCCTGCTTGCCCAGCTCCTCGAGCCGCGCCTGGTAGCGGTCGATCTGCGCATCGGCCTGGAGCTCCATGGTCTCGCGCCGGAAGGCCAGGAACGCCTTGCTCAGGGCTCCGGTGCGACGCACCGCCTCCTCCGGGTCGGGGCCCTGGGCCTCCACCACCAGCACGGTGGTGGTGGCCACCGTCACCGTGACCGAGCCCTGGAGCTGCTCCGGCTGCAGGTCCAGGCCCAGGTCGTCGATGACCCTGCTCGCGACCGTGCGGGTGCGCAGGAGGCTGACGTCGGTGTTCATGGCCATCGAGGGGTCGGCCCCGACCGGTTGGGCCAGCAGCAGCGTCACCGTCGCCGAGCTGCTGCTGGGCAGGACCACGGCAGCCGCAGCCCCCAGGACCATGCCCAGCACGGCGACCCCGACCCAGGCCCGCCACCGGCGTCGCAGGGCGTGACGCAGGAAGTGCAGGCTCACCAGGCCGGGACCGGCCTCGTCGAGCTCGGGCTGCTCGGGCCGTTCCGCCTCCACCAGCCACGCGGACGTCCTCATGGCGCCACCCCTCCTCGCAGGCCGGATCTCACCGGGCGCCCGCCCTCGGCCAGGCTCAGCCCGGTCAGTCGGGCGGGCAGGTGCGGCTCACGGACCCGGTCGGGCTGCAGCCGGCGACCCGTCGTGCGGTCGAGACGGTCCGGGTCGAGCACCACGAGACCGGCCACGACGACGTCGGCCTCGTCGACGCTGACCGCCACGCGG
This Nocardioides dokdonensis FR1436 DNA region includes the following protein-coding sequences:
- a CDS encoding O-antigen ligase family protein, with the protein product MSVAVRPGLVRPDAGQRGRNRRVVVGLVWGALFLNVLTFADTQTVVPIPGSLAKLLTQGALPLALLLVVVANRRGVVRPQLFLVLLTLLAVGATAASLYAEFFASATFRAGRMVLFILVLWLLSPFFGRRDLLLLRCHRICLSVILGTVYLGALLSPGLAFAFQGRLSGVIWPIPPTQVAHYAAVLLGTSLLLWMCRVVVGRHAALMVVFSFLPLVAAHTRTALLAVVIGMAVASASLFLGHVRVRRTVAVSVATGALVAVVFASPLTVWLLRGQSAEEANRLTGRTNVWSAVAEIDRPWIEDLFGWGLSNQSFDGLPIDSSWVATYVDQGWFGVGMQGAVLLLLLLTALVHVRGPQRAIALFLVAYCTVASITETGLGAPSAYVLDLAVAAALLMPERREEAS